Proteins encoded within one genomic window of Glycine soja cultivar W05 chromosome 1, ASM419377v2, whole genome shotgun sequence:
- the LOC114419483 gene encoding uncharacterized protein LOC114419483 — MVPRSLVPPPPPLPKFSRPKAEESVTNREIAKFWRQKRIVEEDHLLAAIKAAARLRARTLTEQEYERFELSLKTDNDNDETKKEMVRWIVGKNVYCKTVAKDQQEVRIGIKDWWTKSKYAYLNQPAIDSMDPPKKRTSTYVPSFLSYQPKPLYPSAIGVHLLSHRRHSIAAC; from the exons ATGGTTCCAAGGTCACTAGTACCACCACCTCCTCCACTTCCCAAATTCTCAAGACCAAAAGCAGAAGAGAGTGTCACAAACCGAGAAATTGCCAAGTTTTGGAGGCAAAAGAGGATCGTGGAGGAGGACCACCTCCTTGCTGCTATCAAAGCTGCAGCTAGACTCCGTGCACGCACTCTCACG GAGCAAGAGTACGAGAGGTTCGAGTTGTCCCTGAAGACCGATAATGACAATGATGAAACCAAGAAAGAGATGGTGAGATGGATTGTAGGGAAAAATGTTTATTGCAAAACAGTTGCTAAGGACCAACAAGAAGTGCGCATCGGAATCAAGGATTG GTGGACAAAAAGTAAATACGCGTATTTGAATCAACCAGCCATAGATTCCATGGATCCTCCTAAGAAACGAACCTCTACTTATGTTCCCAGTTTTCTTTCTTACCAGCCCAAGCCTTTGTATCCTTCTGCTATTGGTGTACATCTTTTAAGCCACAGGAGGCATTCCATTGCTGcttgttaa